Proteins encoded by one window of Lacipirellulaceae bacterium:
- a CDS encoding polysaccharide biosynthesis/export family protein yields the protein MKTKSTFLHYGLWFTAATLVAAVGVISLFEKLCADDAKFVPTEDNTCQTSDPLAEKLVAKWQAASNESTKGDKHVVQWNQIKLCQALGPAAPHPIWGVDSLAGCGKGEVGWEARGCINWQAFAQGEYVGHARSVHVPEYRLRVDDEIAFVFRLTRQVTGFPYELQVGDQIRVESLTGDTGPTSANDEDDSQDNIRRELVVQPDGTISLPLLGQVRAADMTIDGLRQLLEGKYEKYYKVPAITVTPLEVNTRLQDLISAVDARQGTGGLQLQVRVNPDGKLYLPGLGAVCAQGLTIEELKWEIDARYAATIPGVAVTPILTERAPRFVFVLGEVTQPGRFTLDSPTTLMGAIALAGGWTPGANLRQVVVFRRGDDWRLMATMLDVKGALHGRRPTPADEIWINDSDVVVVPKSPIQAADEFIDQVFTRGLYSLFPQFAFGAFNFDNFSSISN from the coding sequence ATGAAAACCAAATCCACCTTTCTCCACTATGGGCTCTGGTTTACCGCAGCAACCTTGGTTGCGGCTGTTGGCGTGATCTCACTTTTCGAAAAGCTGTGCGCCGACGACGCGAAGTTTGTCCCCACTGAAGACAACACCTGCCAAACTTCAGATCCCCTCGCTGAAAAACTGGTGGCGAAGTGGCAAGCTGCGAGTAACGAGTCCACGAAAGGCGATAAGCACGTCGTCCAATGGAACCAAATCAAACTCTGTCAGGCCCTCGGCCCGGCCGCTCCGCACCCGATCTGGGGTGTCGATAGTCTGGCCGGCTGTGGCAAAGGGGAAGTTGGCTGGGAAGCCCGCGGATGCATCAATTGGCAAGCGTTCGCTCAGGGCGAGTACGTTGGCCACGCCCGCAGTGTGCATGTTCCTGAGTATCGCCTGCGTGTTGACGACGAAATCGCGTTCGTCTTCCGCCTCACACGGCAAGTCACAGGCTTTCCTTACGAGCTGCAAGTCGGCGATCAAATCCGCGTCGAGTCGCTCACGGGCGACACGGGTCCGACTTCCGCGAACGACGAAGACGACTCGCAAGACAACATCCGTCGCGAACTGGTCGTGCAGCCCGATGGCACGATTAGCCTGCCGCTGCTCGGCCAAGTGCGAGCCGCCGACATGACGATTGACGGGCTTCGTCAGTTGCTCGAAGGGAAATACGAAAAGTATTACAAGGTTCCAGCGATTACGGTAACGCCGCTGGAGGTGAACACGCGACTGCAGGACCTCATCTCCGCGGTTGACGCCCGTCAGGGTACCGGCGGTCTGCAATTGCAAGTGCGCGTGAATCCCGATGGCAAACTTTATTTGCCGGGCTTAGGTGCCGTTTGTGCTCAGGGTTTGACGATTGAAGAACTCAAGTGGGAAATCGATGCCCGCTACGCCGCCACGATTCCCGGCGTCGCCGTGACGCCGATCCTGACCGAAAGAGCACCGCGATTCGTCTTCGTCCTGGGCGAAGTCACCCAGCCGGGCCGCTTCACGCTCGACTCTCCGACGACCCTCATGGGGGCGATCGCGCTCGCCGGGGGCTGGACCCCTGGGGCGAATCTTCGCCAGGTGGTCGTCTTCCGCCGCGGCGACGACTGGCGGCTCATGGCCACGATGCTCGACGTCAAAGGCGCCCTCCACGGCCGCCGCCCCACACCGGCTGATGAGATCTGGATCAACGATTCCGACGTCGTCGTCGTACCGAAGTCGCCAATCCAAGCCGCCGACGAGTTCATCGATCAGGTCTTCACGCGTGGACTCTACAGCCTGTTCCCGCAGTTTGCGTTTGGGGCGTTCAACTTCGACAACTTCTCGTCGATTTCGAATTAG